From a single Streptomyces misionensis genomic region:
- a CDS encoding peptidylprolyl isomerase: MAEQLYATLKTNHGDIEVRLFPNHAPKTVRNFVELAKGEREWTHPESGKKSNDPLYDGTIFHRVISGFMIQGGDPLGTGIGGPGYKFGDEFHPDLAFTKPYLLAMANAGPGTNGSQFFITVAPTTWLTGKHTIFGEVSTDAGKKVVDEIAGVKTGRNDRPVQDVVIESVVVETREG, encoded by the coding sequence GTGGCTGAGCAGCTTTACGCCACCCTGAAGACCAACCACGGCGACATCGAGGTCCGGCTGTTCCCGAACCACGCGCCCAAGACGGTCCGGAACTTTGTCGAGCTGGCCAAGGGCGAGCGCGAGTGGACTCACCCCGAGTCCGGCAAGAAGAGCAACGACCCGCTCTACGACGGCACGATCTTCCACCGTGTCATCAGCGGTTTCATGATCCAGGGCGGTGACCCGCTGGGCACCGGCATCGGCGGTCCGGGCTACAAGTTCGGGGACGAGTTCCACCCCGACCTGGCCTTCACCAAGCCCTACCTGCTCGCGATGGCCAACGCCGGCCCGGGCACCAACGGCTCGCAGTTCTTCATCACGGTCGCCCCGACGACCTGGCTGACCGGCAAGCACACCATCTTCGGTGAGGTCAGCACGGACGCCGGCAAGAAGGTCGTGGACGAGATCGCGGGCGTGAAGACCGGCCGCAACGACCGTCCGGTCCAGGACGTCGTCATCGAGTCGGTCGTCGTCGAGACCCGCGAGGGCTGA
- a CDS encoding DUF5324 family protein encodes MTRIDSVRAATGSAKDSVLHAADVVAPYADTAKERAAHYAQEARVRLAPVVSQAAEQARVQYDARLAPRLEQARRTYVPPKVDLAAQEAACRARKAARQTAEYSRPRIEHAMAAAGPVADEAAARGAAALAALRGQVSAKDIQKLARRKARRCRAGRAAKLLGLTALVAGGAFAAWKWWQRQANPEWLVEPPAATEVPEPGGLGSVDGSGPEGTATTDGDGQV; translated from the coding sequence GTGACCCGCATTGACAGCGTGCGCGCCGCGACCGGCTCGGCGAAGGACAGCGTGCTGCACGCCGCGGACGTGGTGGCGCCCTACGCCGACACGGCCAAGGAGCGTGCCGCGCATTACGCGCAGGAGGCACGCGTACGGCTGGCGCCCGTGGTGTCGCAGGCCGCCGAACAGGCCCGCGTGCAGTACGACGCCCGGCTCGCCCCGCGTCTGGAACAGGCCCGGCGCACCTATGTCCCGCCGAAGGTGGACCTGGCGGCGCAGGAGGCCGCCTGTCGCGCCCGCAAGGCCGCCCGGCAGACGGCCGAGTACTCACGTCCCCGGATCGAGCACGCGATGGCCGCGGCCGGGCCGGTGGCGGACGAGGCCGCGGCCCGGGGTGCCGCCGCGCTGGCCGCGCTGCGCGGCCAGGTCTCCGCGAAGGACATCCAGAAGCTCGCCCGACGCAAGGCGCGCCGGTGCCGGGCCGGCCGGGCCGCCAAGCTGCTGGGGCTGACGGCCCTGGTGGCGGGCGGCGCCTTCGCCGCCTGGAAGTGGTGGCAGCGCCAGGCCAACCCCGAGTGGCTGGTCGAGCCGCCGGCCGCGACGGAGGTCCCCGAGCCGGGTGGCCTCGGCTCGGTGGACGGCAGCGGCCCCGAGGGGACCGCCACCACGGACGGCGACGGACAGGTCTGA
- a CDS encoding DUF7144 family membrane protein, with translation MTSISDKSERGHGGPGRERTLDSASRAAGALLMLSGPLSILMGAAGIAEDSLFATSNGYAYNFPLTAWGIIHLVIGMALTVAGLGVLAGASWGRGAGVVTAGVSLITQFMFVPFYPGWAIPVMALDLLILFALTRSHIEAAR, from the coding sequence ATGACGTCGATATCCGACAAGTCGGAGCGCGGGCACGGGGGCCCCGGCCGTGAACGCACGCTCGACAGCGCGTCCCGGGCCGCCGGGGCCCTGCTGATGCTCAGCGGGCCGCTCAGCATTCTGATGGGCGCGGCCGGTATCGCGGAGGACAGCCTGTTCGCCACCTCGAACGGGTACGCCTACAACTTCCCCCTGACGGCGTGGGGCATCATCCACCTCGTCATCGGCATGGCGCTCACCGTCGCGGGCCTCGGTGTGCTGGCGGGCGCCAGCTGGGGCCGCGGGGCCGGTGTGGTGACGGCGGGCGTCAGCCTCATCACCCAGTTCATGTTCGTGCCGTTCTACCCGGGCTGGGCGATCCCGGTGATGGCCCTGGACCTGCTGATCCTGTTCGCCCTGACCAGGTCCCACATCGAGGCCGCCCGCTGA
- a CDS encoding DUF2690 domain-containing protein, whose protein sequence is MAGRRKSGRGDQRTRASGSAKVHQAGRDIVYHGSVTYQDSGSRGRQAVWAAGSVLGLAALVLAIFFLTRSDPGHGASASASLSARVSPTASCDGDGCLGADPATTVCQNDAGTVLTGRDFGVLVELRYSPRCHAAWAKMSGSSEGDWIQVFGRHQDREEYRQQYGADAHTAMVGVRDAGQARACALVASRGTVCATTPASPGPGHSAVSTAPRGPGGR, encoded by the coding sequence GTGGCCGGTAGGAGGAAATCCGGGCGGGGAGACCAGCGCACCCGGGCGTCGGGCAGCGCGAAGGTGCACCAGGCCGGCCGGGACATCGTCTACCACGGGTCCGTCACCTATCAGGACTCCGGATCGCGCGGACGGCAGGCGGTGTGGGCCGCCGGGTCCGTCCTGGGGCTGGCGGCGCTGGTGCTGGCGATCTTCTTCCTCACCCGGTCGGATCCGGGGCACGGTGCCTCGGCCTCCGCGTCCCTGTCGGCCCGGGTGTCCCCCACCGCCTCCTGCGACGGCGACGGCTGCCTGGGGGCGGATCCCGCCACCACCGTCTGCCAGAACGACGCGGGCACCGTCCTCACCGGCCGTGACTTCGGCGTCCTGGTCGAGCTGCGCTACAGCCCCCGCTGCCATGCCGCCTGGGCCAAGATGAGCGGCAGCTCGGAGGGCGACTGGATCCAGGTCTTCGGCCGGCACCAGGACCGCGAGGAGTACCGCCAGCAGTACGGCGCCGACGCCCACACCGCGATGGTGGGCGTGCGCGATGCCGGGCAGGCCCGCGCCTGCGCGCTGGTCGCGTCCCGCGGCACGGTGTGCGCCACCACGCCCGCGAGCCCCGGCCCCGGCCACAGCGCCGTTTCGACCGCTCCCCGCGGTCCGGGCGGGCGGTAG
- a CDS encoding helix-turn-helix domain-containing protein has translation MDAAQQEATARARELQRNWYGEPLGALFRKLIDDLGLNQARLAAVLGLSAPMLSQLMSGQRAKIGNPAVVQRVQQLQELAAQVADGSVSAAEATERMDEIKKSQGGSVLSNTVQSTNGSGAPTVKRVVREIQSLLRSVAAASDIIEAADALAPTQPELAEFLRVYGAGRTSDAVAHYQSHQN, from the coding sequence ATGGACGCCGCACAGCAGGAAGCCACCGCCAGAGCGCGGGAGCTGCAGCGGAACTGGTACGGGGAGCCGTTGGGGGCGCTCTTCCGTAAGCTGATCGACGATCTCGGCCTCAATCAGGCCCGTCTCGCGGCGGTCCTGGGGCTGTCCGCTCCGATGCTGTCCCAGCTGATGAGCGGGCAGCGGGCGAAGATCGGCAATCCCGCGGTGGTCCAGCGGGTACAGCAGCTGCAGGAGCTGGCGGCGCAGGTGGCGGACGGCAGCGTCAGCGCCGCCGAGGCGACCGAGCGGATGGACGAGATCAAGAAGTCGCAGGGGGGCTCCGTGCTGAGCAACACCGTGCAGTCGACGAACGGTTCGGGCGCGCCCACCGTCAAGCGCGTGGTCCGGGAGATCCAGTCGCTGCTGCGCTCGGTGGCCGCCGCGAGCGACATCATCGAGGCCGCGGACGCCCTCGCCCCGACCCAGCCCGAACTCGCCGAGTTCCTGCGCGTCTACGGTGCCGGCCGCACCTCCGACGCGGTCGCGCACTACCAGTCCCACCAGAACTGA
- a CDS encoding serine/threonine-protein kinase: MGEVFSGRYELADPIGHGGVGVVWRVWDHRRRRYVAAKVLQQRDAHSLLRFVREQALRIDHPHVLAPASWAADDDKVLFTMDLVAGGSLVSLVNDYGPLPPAFVCVLLDQLLSGLAAVHAEGVVHRDIKPANILLEATGTGRPRLRLSDFGIAMRFGEPRLTETNLVVGTPGYLAPEQLAGADPDFTADLFAVGLVALYLLEGAKPDAKELVRYFTEHGTPSAPKNIPAPLWEFVAALLQPDPAARYQTATGARKGLAPVMELLPDLGGLDDEPIEIFDQLPELPEGFGPDGPENKRSRTRRPVAVPGADPRTDSGYPSGSPAGPTGTGSLSDTGSFRLPPPLATGSTPLPSAPPPPTAPPLPAAAPAPRVPPPAPPGDSVTAAYTAAPAPAPAPAAAAPRTPPAHGRRARRAPRRPGPPAGAVVCLLLLALACYAVGFWALNRL, from the coding sequence ATGGGCGAGGTGTTCTCCGGCCGGTACGAGCTGGCCGACCCGATCGGGCACGGCGGCGTGGGTGTCGTATGGCGCGTCTGGGACCACCGCCGGCGGCGCTATGTGGCCGCCAAGGTGCTCCAGCAGCGCGACGCCCACTCCCTGCTGCGCTTCGTGCGCGAGCAGGCCCTGCGGATCGACCATCCCCATGTCCTCGCCCCGGCCAGCTGGGCCGCCGACGACGACAAAGTGCTGTTCACCATGGACCTGGTCGCCGGCGGCTCCCTGGTCAGCCTGGTCAACGACTACGGCCCGCTGCCGCCGGCGTTCGTCTGCGTCCTGCTGGACCAGCTGCTCTCCGGTCTCGCCGCCGTGCACGCCGAGGGCGTCGTGCACCGCGACATCAAGCCCGCCAACATCCTCCTGGAAGCCACCGGCACCGGCCGGCCGCGGCTGCGGCTGTCCGACTTCGGCATCGCCATGCGGTTCGGCGAGCCGCGGCTGACCGAGACCAACCTCGTGGTGGGCACGCCCGGTTACCTCGCCCCCGAACAACTCGCCGGGGCCGACCCGGACTTCACGGCCGATCTGTTCGCCGTCGGCCTGGTCGCCCTGTACCTCCTCGAAGGCGCCAAGCCCGACGCCAAGGAACTCGTGCGGTACTTCACCGAGCACGGTACCCCGAGCGCGCCCAAGAACATCCCCGCGCCCCTGTGGGAGTTCGTCGCCGCGCTGCTCCAGCCCGATCCGGCGGCCCGGTACCAGACCGCCACCGGAGCGCGCAAAGGGCTCGCGCCGGTCATGGAACTCCTGCCGGACCTCGGCGGCCTGGACGACGAGCCGATCGAGATCTTCGACCAACTCCCGGAACTGCCCGAGGGCTTCGGGCCGGACGGGCCGGAGAACAAGAGGTCGAGGACCCGGCGGCCCGTCGCCGTCCCGGGCGCCGATCCGCGCACCGACAGCGGGTATCCGAGCGGGTCCCCGGCCGGGCCGACCGGCACCGGCTCCCTGTCGGACACCGGGAGCTTCCGCCTCCCGCCACCCCTGGCCACCGGCTCCACACCGCTCCCGTCCGCACCGCCTCCCCCCACCGCACCGCCGCTGCCGGCCGCCGCCCCCGCTCCCCGCGTTCCGCCCCCCGCACCGCCCGGCGACAGCGTCACCGCCGCCTACACCGCCGCCCCGGCACCCGCCCCGGCGCCCGCCGCGGCCGCGCCCCGCACCCCGCCCGCACACGGCCGTCGCGCCCGGCGCGCCCCCCGCCGCCCCGGTCCCCCGGCGGGGGCCGTGGTCTGCCTGCTGCTGCTCGCGCTGGCCTGCTACGCGGTGGGCTTCTGGGCCCTGAACCGGCTCTGA